The following are encoded together in the Pseudoalteromonas piscicida genome:
- a CDS encoding LysR substrate-binding domain-containing protein: MIDIKHLKTISTLKETGSLVNTARELFLTQSALSHQIKDLESKLDCQLFERKTQPVRFTPQGMLLLELANDVLPKVEATKCRLKESLNQPISQLRLSVECHACFHWLLPTIKEFNTFWPDIKVDYERGFSYDAIPDLIEDELDLVLTSDIREPEQLEYAHLFDFKLKLIVAPDHELAKKAYVTALDLKDETIISYPIPRERQDIFKHFIQNARFDGTLKTVDQGLLIFQLVSAGMGVAALPDWLVTPYESQGLIKSIPLGALGLNRPMYLAMKKNMKDNPVYRHFLNTCRKTTAR; this comes from the coding sequence ATGATTGATATAAAGCACCTAAAGACTATCTCCACCTTGAAAGAAACTGGTTCTCTTGTGAATACAGCGCGAGAGCTATTCCTGACTCAATCTGCTTTATCTCATCAGATCAAAGATCTTGAAAGCAAACTCGACTGCCAACTCTTTGAGCGCAAAACGCAACCAGTACGTTTTACCCCTCAAGGGATGTTGCTGTTAGAACTCGCCAACGACGTGCTACCTAAAGTAGAAGCAACAAAATGTCGTTTGAAGGAAAGCCTTAACCAGCCTATCTCACAACTCAGATTAAGCGTTGAATGTCATGCTTGTTTTCACTGGTTGCTACCAACAATTAAAGAATTCAATACCTTTTGGCCTGACATTAAAGTCGATTACGAACGAGGTTTTAGCTACGATGCGATCCCTGACCTTATTGAAGATGAGCTAGACTTAGTGCTTACCTCGGACATTCGTGAGCCAGAGCAGTTGGAATACGCGCATCTTTTTGACTTTAAACTAAAGTTAATCGTTGCACCAGATCACGAACTGGCCAAGAAGGCCTACGTCACAGCTCTCGACCTAAAAGATGAAACGATCATCTCTTACCCCATTCCTCGTGAACGTCAGGACATATTTAAGCACTTTATTCAAAATGCACGTTTTGATGGAACGCTGAAAACTGTCGATCAAGGTTTATTAATCTTCCAACTAGTCAGCGCGGGTATGGGTGTTGCAGCATTACCGGACTGGTTGGTCACACCTTATGAAAGCCAAGGGCTCATTAAATCTATTCCTCTAGGCGCGCTTGGGCTAAATCGTCCAATGTATTTAGCAATGAAGAAAAATATGAAAGACAACCCTGTCTATCGTCATTTCCTCAATACTTGCCGTAAAACCACTGCTAGATAA
- a CDS encoding methyl-accepting chemotaxis protein, which yields MLNRVSVKSRLLSLSGIPAVFFILATIFTIGTLSNLINYIDRIYDDRVVPLRQIKVVSDNYAVVIVDTFHKLRGHQLSNSAALKQIEEAKNIAEKEWNRYLSTDLTSEERSLVKQVEKAELSVKQLLTNYTSLVNANTFEEIPYDKFVHDLYAAFDPLSESYNALIELQLTEASALRNVGHSEASATKTAMIISSVVIVIVMLFIGMLIFRSINEPLSRLRMRIGNIARDADLTQRVVVEGQDELSQIGNDFNTMVSSLHELVTNLVTIVNSLSTTSNELNGISQSIAGTSQEQEQQTVMIATAATEMSSAIQEVAHNAMNTANKAEMSGKLAKQGMDVISQNIQAIERLASEVGDNAQLIKALNDQSNEINQVVLMIQGVAEQTNLLALNAAIEAARAGESGRGFAVVADEVRQLAHNTQKATESIRDMISKLQGMAQNAVSSMENVQSSAAAGVDRANESAQIMTDIDKAVDEIVGMNIQVSTATEEQTTVVAEISENINDFSSSISEITRNAQSNADVSNDLEALAEQLNSQVLVFKV from the coding sequence ATGCTAAATAGGGTTTCAGTTAAAAGCAGATTGTTGTCGCTTTCAGGCATACCTGCTGTGTTTTTTATTCTTGCAACCATCTTCACAATCGGAACTTTATCAAACCTTATCAACTACATTGACCGTATTTATGACGACAGAGTTGTACCGCTTAGACAAATAAAAGTGGTGTCAGATAACTATGCGGTAGTTATTGTGGATACTTTCCACAAGCTACGAGGCCATCAATTATCCAACAGTGCCGCGTTAAAGCAAATCGAAGAAGCTAAGAATATCGCGGAAAAAGAATGGAATCGATATTTATCCACTGACCTTACGAGCGAAGAGCGAAGCTTAGTAAAGCAAGTTGAAAAAGCAGAGCTCAGCGTCAAGCAATTACTTACCAACTACACGAGTCTTGTAAACGCAAATACCTTTGAAGAAATTCCTTACGATAAATTTGTACATGATCTCTATGCGGCTTTCGATCCGCTTAGCGAAAGTTACAATGCGTTAATTGAGTTACAACTTACTGAGGCGAGCGCGCTTCGGAACGTCGGCCATTCTGAGGCTAGTGCGACAAAAACGGCGATGATTATCTCTTCTGTTGTTATTGTGATCGTCATGCTGTTCATTGGCATGTTGATATTTAGGTCTATTAATGAACCGCTTAGCCGCTTGCGTATGCGTATTGGCAATATTGCAAGAGATGCAGATTTAACACAACGAGTGGTAGTTGAGGGACAAGATGAGTTAAGCCAGATAGGGAATGACTTCAATACCATGGTGTCGAGCTTGCATGAGCTAGTTACCAATCTTGTCACAATCGTGAATAGCCTTTCTACTACGTCTAATGAGCTGAATGGTATTAGTCAGTCGATTGCGGGCACTTCACAAGAGCAAGAGCAGCAAACAGTGATGATTGCAACCGCGGCAACAGAAATGAGCAGTGCGATACAAGAAGTCGCGCACAACGCGATGAATACCGCAAACAAAGCCGAGATGTCAGGTAAGCTTGCGAAACAAGGAATGGATGTTATTTCGCAAAATATTCAAGCCATTGAGCGCCTTGCTAGTGAAGTAGGTGATAACGCGCAGTTAATTAAAGCGTTAAATGACCAATCGAATGAGATCAACCAAGTCGTGTTAATGATCCAAGGAGTGGCTGAACAAACAAATCTTCTGGCATTAAACGCTGCAATAGAAGCGGCAAGAGCGGGGGAATCAGGCCGAGGGTTTGCGGTTGTAGCCGACGAAGTCAGGCAATTGGCACATAATACGCAAAAAGCCACGGAATCTATCCGAGATATGATCAGTAAGCTACAGGGCATGGCACAAAATGCGGTATCGTCGATGGAGAATGTGCAGTCGAGTGCAGCGGCAGGAGTAGATAGGGCCAACGAGTCAGCTCAAATAATGACCGATATTGATAAGGCGGTAGATGAAATCGTTGGTATGAACATTCAGGTTTCAACGGCAACGGAAGAGCAAACAACGGTGGTTGCGGAAATCAGTGAAAATATTAACGATTTCAGCAGTAGTATTTCTGAAATTACTCGAAATGCACAGAGTAATGCCGATGTGAGTAATGACTTAGAAGCGCTGGCTGAGCAACTAAATAGCCAAGTGCTAGTGTTTAAAGTTTAG
- a CDS encoding YdcF family protein — protein sequence MFEVKKVIGQLLMPLPLSLVVLMGLMLFLAKMRKGPYITGWFVLLSTWGLSTPYVAQHVIEWDTGTLTAFNPNQHKNIDKIVVLGCDLYPDKSLPSNAQLGSCGLARLVEGVRLASIYPRSQLYVSGYGYGQATSAGLMAKTALSLGISATRIKQNPNAKDTADEAKMLAPLLVDYDVALVTSASHMKRAKNLFEAQGIEVFSAPTEFYNFKQYPLSRQFIANHKALEVVTRIWHEQLGSMWITIRRVIDPEAL from the coding sequence ATGTTTGAAGTCAAAAAGGTTATCGGCCAACTTCTGATGCCGTTACCGTTATCTTTAGTGGTGCTTATGGGGCTTATGCTTTTTCTCGCCAAAATGCGTAAAGGGCCTTATATCACAGGCTGGTTTGTCTTACTGAGCACATGGGGATTATCGACTCCTTACGTTGCGCAACACGTTATCGAGTGGGACACAGGCACTCTCACCGCATTTAATCCAAACCAGCACAAAAACATAGACAAAATTGTAGTACTTGGCTGTGATTTATACCCAGATAAATCCCTCCCCAGCAATGCCCAGCTTGGCAGCTGCGGTTTAGCTAGATTAGTTGAAGGCGTAAGACTTGCTAGTATTTACCCAAGATCCCAGCTATATGTCTCAGGTTACGGCTACGGCCAAGCAACGAGTGCGGGACTCATGGCAAAAACAGCACTGAGCTTAGGTATTTCAGCTACACGTATTAAGCAAAATCCCAATGCCAAAGACACCGCGGACGAGGCTAAAATGCTAGCACCTTTGTTAGTCGATTATGACGTTGCGCTAGTCACTTCGGCTTCGCATATGAAACGCGCAAAAAACCTCTTTGAAGCACAAGGCATAGAAGTGTTCTCTGCCCCGACGGAGTTTTATAACTTCAAGCAATATCCGCTGAGCCGGCAGTTTATCGCGAACCATAAGGCCTTAGAAGTTGTAACCCGGATTTGGCATGAGCAACTTGGTAGTATGTGGATCACGATCCGTCGTGTTATTGATCCTGAGGCACTTTAA